CTCGCGCGGATCAAGCACACCGGGGGGAACCTGCTCGTCGTCGGCTCGGTCCCCCGCGAGGTAAGCGACGGGACGAGCGAGGCGCTGCTCGGCACCGATCCGGACCGCTCGCGCGTCGTCGCCGTCGACGGCCGCCACGTGGGCACCGCCTTCGGCAGGCTCGCGGCCGTCGACGCGGCCCCCTCGCGATCGATCGTCGTCGACTACGGCGACGACGGCCGGTCGGTCGCGGCGACGCCGTCGACGACCCGCCGGCCGCCGGTCCGCGCCGTCGACGGCGACCTCGCGAAACTGACCGCGGCGATCGTCGACTCCGTCGACGACCTCGAACGCGGCTGCGACGGCTTCGCGCCCGGTCAGCTTCGCTTCTGTCTCGACTCGCTCGGCTCGATCGAGTCCCGCCACGGCCGGGACGAGGTACGGACCCTCCTGGAGACGGTCTGCGAGCGGATCGAGCGCGCGTCCGGCATCGGCCACTTCGTCCTGCTCGCCGACCGGGACTCCGAACACGTCCGCGCCGTCGAGGACCTGTTCGACGTCGTCGTCGAACTCCGCGCCGGCGTCGACGGCCCCCAGCAGCGCTGGCACCTGCGCGAGACGGGCCACTCGACGGCGTGGTTCCCGGCGACGCCCGAGGCGGAGGAGGGGGACGCGAGTACCGGGGGGCATCGGCCGTGAAACCGACGTTTCGCTCCCGGGCGGAGCCGCCGGGGCTGGTGATCCGCGACCCCGTTCAGGGGCGGCAGTTCCCGCTGGAGACGGCCGCGCCCGTCGAGCCCCGCCCGTCGGCGCGCGACCGCTTTCGCTTCCCGGTCGACGCCGCCGCGACGATCGACGCCGACCGGATCGACCTCCCGCTTGTCGTCGCGACGTACGTCCGCGACGCCGACGGCGACCTCGTCGCGGAGGCCGAACACTTCGCCTACGAGGAACTGCCCCCCGGCGAGTACGTCGTCGAACTGATGGCGCCGATCAAACTCTACCTCCGGGTCGAGGGCGCGCTGACGGTCGCGTCGTCGGCCGACCACCTGCGCCTCGAAGCCGACGGCGACGCGCCCGTGGAGGTCGGCGCGCGCTCGAACCACCGCCGGCCGCCCGCGACGGTGACGACGACCGCCGACCCCGAGGACCTGCTGGCCGCGGTGTCGACGTTCGGCGCCGCGCTGAAGACGACCAGCCCGGAGCGGTCGCTCCCGTCGCTGCGGGGCCACCCGCCGCGGATCGAGCGGGGCGAGGCGCTTCGGATTCCCGAGGGGCTCGACCCGCCGGAGACGGGGATCCGGATCGAACTCCCGCCGGAGCGAGCGGCGGTGTACGCCGCGAGCACCCTCGCGTACTACCTCGGCGCGACGGTCGAACCCGGTCCGGAGCCGCGACTCGTCGCCGACGGCGTCG
The Salinilacihabitans rarus DNA segment above includes these coding regions:
- a CDS encoding DUF7504 family protein; translation: MTSDGSPGDDRGFDGTSTLAPELVLAVADAAGCDPLDLPVLNGVVDPDALEALFVAPGHGDAPGRGDATGRPTAVVALALGDRVATVDSDGSLSVVASGTDVEEALGVVDEATVHAVRHDWDESQSLHATVVRTVVAATDADPVAVRGALGDVVDASALDALFRPRANGTPRGEGALRLPFREHDVVVRSDGLVALQPTLARIKHTGGNLLVVGSVPREVSDGTSEALLGTDPDRSRVVAVDGRHVGTAFGRLAAVDAAPSRSIVVDYGDDGRSVAATPSTTRRPPVRAVDGDLAKLTAAIVDSVDDLERGCDGFAPGQLRFCLDSLGSIESRHGRDEVRTLLETVCERIERASGIGHFVLLADRDSEHVRAVEDLFDVVVELRAGVDGPQQRWHLRETGHSTAWFPATPEAEEGDASTGGHRP